In a genomic window of Streptomyces sp. NBC_01231:
- the bla gene encoding class A beta-lactamase encodes MDMAASASTEIHARRRALLALGAGAALTVAVPTAAHASTAGGAELSRQLSDLEQEYSARLGIFAHDIATGRTVAYRAEERFPICSVFKTLAAAAVLRDLDQNGEYLAKRIHYTKDYVTAAGYAPITSTDDSVARGMTVEELCSAAVSHSDNGAANLLMIELGGPTAITRFCRSLGDRTTRLDRWEPELNTAEPWRRTDTTTPRAVGQTYARLVLGRALAHEDRERLTGWLIANSTNVERFRAGLPDDWTLADKTGGGPAYGIANDVGVVWPPGRPPLVLSVLSTKLAPEGPTDNPLVARSAALVAAALT; translated from the coding sequence ATGGATATGGCCGCCTCGGCTTCCACAGAGATTCACGCCCGTCGCAGGGCGTTACTGGCCCTCGGCGCCGGAGCGGCGCTGACGGTCGCCGTACCGACCGCGGCACACGCCTCGACGGCCGGCGGGGCAGAGCTGTCCCGGCAGTTGAGTGACCTGGAGCAGGAGTATTCCGCGCGTCTTGGGATCTTCGCCCACGACATCGCCACCGGGCGGACAGTGGCGTACCGCGCCGAGGAACGCTTCCCGATCTGCTCGGTGTTCAAGACGCTCGCCGCCGCGGCGGTCCTGCGGGACCTCGACCAGAACGGTGAGTACCTGGCCAAGAGGATCCACTACACCAAGGATTACGTCACGGCCGCGGGGTACGCACCGATCACGAGTACGGACGACAGCGTCGCGCGCGGCATGACCGTCGAGGAGTTGTGCTCCGCCGCCGTCTCCCACAGCGACAATGGGGCGGCGAACCTCCTGATGATCGAACTGGGAGGGCCGACCGCGATCACCCGGTTCTGCCGCTCGCTCGGGGACCGGACGACGCGGCTCGACCGGTGGGAACCCGAGCTGAACACGGCGGAACCGTGGCGGAGGACCGACACCACCACCCCTCGCGCGGTCGGGCAGACCTACGCGCGGCTCGTCCTCGGGCGAGCCCTGGCGCACGAGGACCGGGAACGGCTGACCGGGTGGCTGATCGCCAACTCCACCAATGTCGAGCGCTTCCGCGCGGGCCTGCCCGACGACTGGACGCTCGCGGACAAGACCGGGGGCGGACCGGCGTACGGGATCGCCAACGACGTGGGCGTCGTCTGGCCTCCCGGCCGACCGCCCCTCGTCCTGTCCGTCCTGTCGACCAAACTCGCTCCCGAAGGACCTACGGACAACCCGTTGGTGGCCAGGTCCGCCGCGCTGGTGGCGGCAGCACTCACCTGA